One segment of Stenotrophomonas sp. SAU14A_NAIMI4_8 DNA contains the following:
- a CDS encoding long-chain fatty acid--CoA ligase, whose protein sequence is MSLDRPWLQSYPKGVPAEIDVNEFHSVASVFDASVAKFRDRPAYSSFGKVLTYGETDALVEQFAAYLLGELKLKKGDRVALMMPNCLQYPIATFGVLRAGLTVVNVNPLYTARELKHQLVDAGVTALVVVDNFGDTVQQVIAETQVKQVITTGLGDLLGAKGAIVNFVLKYVKKMVPNYHLKGAIRFKQALKLGSRHTLPKVEIDHDDVAFLQYTGGTTGVAKGAMLTNRNLIANMQQASAWIGASGIEPGKEWIITALPLYHIFALTANGLVFMKFGGCNHLITNPRDMKGFVKELKSVRFTAITGVNTLFNGLLNTPGFDTVDFSSLKVTLGGGMAVQRAVAERWKKVTGVTLVEAYGLTETSPAACINPLDLKEYNGAIGLPIPSTDACIKDDNSNTLPLGEVGELCIKGPQVMKGYWQRPDETRQAIDADGWLHTGDMARMDEQGFFYIVDRKKDMILVSGFNVYPNEVEDVIAMMPGVLEVAAVGVPDEKSGEVVKVVIVKKDPNLTAEMVKEHARANLTGYKHPRIVEFRKELPKTNVGKILRRELRDTPAT, encoded by the coding sequence ATGAGTCTGGATCGTCCCTGGCTGCAGAGCTATCCGAAAGGCGTTCCCGCCGAAATCGACGTCAACGAGTTCCATTCGGTAGCTTCGGTCTTCGACGCCTCCGTGGCGAAGTTCCGCGACCGCCCCGCCTACTCCAGTTTCGGCAAGGTGCTCACCTACGGTGAAACCGATGCCCTGGTCGAGCAGTTCGCGGCCTACCTGCTGGGCGAACTGAAGCTGAAAAAGGGTGACCGCGTTGCCCTGATGATGCCCAACTGCCTGCAGTACCCCATCGCGACCTTCGGCGTGCTGCGCGCCGGCCTCACCGTGGTCAACGTCAACCCGCTGTACACCGCCCGCGAGCTGAAGCATCAGCTGGTCGATGCCGGTGTCACCGCGCTGGTGGTCGTGGACAACTTCGGCGACACCGTGCAGCAGGTCATCGCCGAGACCCAGGTCAAGCAGGTCATCACCACCGGCCTGGGCGACCTGCTCGGGGCCAAGGGTGCGATCGTCAATTTCGTGCTGAAGTACGTCAAGAAGATGGTGCCCAACTACCATCTGAAGGGCGCCATCCGCTTCAAGCAGGCGCTCAAGCTGGGCAGCCGCCACACCCTGCCCAAGGTCGAGATCGACCACGATGACGTGGCGTTCCTGCAGTACACCGGCGGCACCACCGGCGTGGCCAAGGGCGCCATGCTGACCAACCGCAACCTGATCGCCAACATGCAGCAGGCCTCGGCCTGGATCGGCGCATCGGGCATCGAGCCGGGCAAGGAATGGATCATCACCGCCCTGCCGCTGTACCACATCTTCGCACTGACCGCGAACGGCCTGGTCTTCATGAAGTTCGGTGGCTGCAACCACCTGATCACCAACCCGCGCGACATGAAGGGCTTCGTCAAGGAGCTCAAGTCGGTGCGCTTCACCGCCATCACCGGCGTCAACACGCTGTTCAACGGCCTGCTGAACACCCCCGGCTTCGACACCGTGGACTTCTCCTCGCTGAAGGTCACCCTGGGCGGCGGCATGGCCGTGCAGCGTGCGGTGGCCGAGCGCTGGAAGAAGGTGACCGGGGTGACCCTGGTGGAGGCCTACGGCCTGACCGAAACCTCGCCTGCCGCCTGCATCAACCCGCTGGACCTGAAGGAATACAACGGCGCCATCGGCCTGCCGATTCCGTCCACCGATGCCTGCATCAAGGACGACAACAGCAACACCCTGCCGCTGGGCGAAGTGGGCGAGCTGTGCATCAAGGGCCCGCAGGTGATGAAGGGCTACTGGCAGCGCCCGGACGAAACCCGCCAGGCCATCGATGCCGACGGCTGGCTGCACACCGGCGACATGGCGCGCATGGATGAGCAGGGCTTCTTCTACATCGTCGACCGCAAGAAGGACATGATCCTGGTGTCCGGCTTCAACGTGTACCCCAACGAAGTGGAAGACGTGATTGCGATGATGCCGGGCGTGCTGGAAGTGGCCGCCGTGGGCGTTCCGGACGAGAAGTCCGGCGAAGTGGTGAAGGTCGTGATCGTGAAGAAGGACCCGAACCTGACCGCCGAAATGGTCAAGGAACATGCCCGGGCCAACCTGACCGGCTACAAGCACCCCAGAATCGTAGAATTCCGAAAAGAGCTGCCGAAGACCAACGTGGGCAAGATCCTGCGTCGCGAGCTGCGCGATACGCCCGCCACGTAA
- the betA gene encoding choline dehydrogenase, translated as MSTTHEYDYIIIGAGSAGNVLATRLTEDADVRVLLLEAGGPDYRLDFRTQMPAALAYPLQGKRYNWAYKTDPEPFMNNRRMDCGRGKGLGGSSLINGMCYIRGNAMDYDNWASMPGLEDWTYLDCLPYFRKAETRDIGANDYHGDQGPLQVTTPKAGNNELFAAMIEAGVQAGYPRTDDLNGYQQEGFGPMDRTVTAKGRRSSTARGYLDLAKPRPNLTIVTHALTDRILFSGKRAVGVQWLHNDQPQRATARREVLLCGGAIASPQILQRSGVGPADLLRSLDIDLVHHLPGVGANLQDHLEMYLQYECRKPVSLAPALKLYNQPAIGAEWLFLGTGIGASNQFEAGGFIRSDAEFDWPNLQYHFLPVAINYNGSNPIKAHSFQMHVGSMRSPSRGRIHVRSKDPREHPSILFNYMSHEQDWREFRAAIRITREIFAQPALAPYSGREISPGRELQTDAQIDGFVREHAETAYHPSCTNKMGHADDPMAVVDGQGRVHGLDGLRIVDASIMPQVVTGNLNAPTIMMAEKLADVIRGRPALARSTAPYYQANGAPVRRQR; from the coding sequence ATGAGCACCACCCACGAGTACGACTACATCATCATCGGCGCCGGTTCGGCCGGCAACGTGCTGGCCACCCGCCTGACCGAAGACGCCGATGTGCGCGTTCTGCTGCTGGAAGCCGGCGGGCCCGACTACCGCCTCGATTTCCGCACGCAGATGCCGGCCGCACTGGCCTACCCGCTGCAGGGCAAGCGCTACAACTGGGCGTACAAGACCGACCCGGAGCCCTTCATGAACAACCGGCGCATGGACTGCGGCCGCGGCAAGGGCCTGGGCGGTTCCTCGCTGATCAACGGCATGTGCTACATCCGCGGCAACGCGATGGACTATGACAACTGGGCCAGCATGCCGGGCCTGGAAGACTGGACCTACCTGGACTGCCTGCCCTACTTCCGCAAGGCCGAAACCCGCGACATCGGCGCCAACGACTACCACGGCGACCAGGGCCCACTGCAGGTCACCACGCCCAAGGCCGGCAACAACGAACTGTTCGCCGCCATGATCGAAGCCGGCGTGCAGGCCGGCTACCCGCGCACCGACGATCTGAACGGTTACCAGCAGGAAGGCTTCGGCCCGATGGACCGCACGGTGACCGCGAAGGGCCGTCGCTCCAGCACCGCGCGCGGCTACCTGGACCTGGCAAAGCCGCGCCCGAACCTGACCATCGTCACCCACGCCCTGACCGACCGCATCCTGTTCTCGGGCAAGCGTGCAGTGGGCGTGCAGTGGCTGCACAACGACCAACCGCAGCGCGCCACCGCCCGCCGCGAGGTGCTGCTGTGCGGCGGCGCCATTGCGTCGCCGCAGATCCTGCAGCGCTCGGGCGTGGGCCCGGCCGACCTGCTGCGCAGCCTGGATATCGACCTGGTGCACCACCTGCCCGGCGTCGGCGCCAACCTGCAGGATCACCTGGAAATGTACCTGCAGTACGAATGCAGGAAGCCGGTATCGCTGGCGCCGGCCCTGAAGCTGTACAACCAGCCGGCCATCGGCGCGGAGTGGCTGTTCCTGGGCACCGGCATCGGTGCCAGCAACCAGTTCGAGGCCGGCGGCTTCATCCGCAGCGATGCCGAATTCGACTGGCCGAACCTGCAGTATCACTTCCTGCCGGTGGCCATCAATTACAACGGTTCCAACCCGATCAAGGCGCACAGCTTCCAGATGCACGTGGGCTCGATGCGTTCGCCCAGCCGCGGTCGCATCCACGTGCGTTCCAAGGACCCGCGCGAACATCCCAGCATCCTGTTCAACTACATGTCGCACGAGCAGGACTGGCGCGAGTTCCGCGCTGCCATCCGCATCACCCGCGAGATCTTCGCGCAGCCGGCGCTGGCGCCCTACAGCGGCCGCGAGATTTCGCCCGGCCGCGAGCTGCAGACCGATGCGCAGATTGATGGCTTCGTGCGCGAGCATGCCGAGACCGCCTACCACCCCTCGTGCACCAACAAGATGGGCCACGCCGACGACCCGATGGCGGTGGTCGATGGCCAGGGCCGCGTGCACGGCCTGGACGGCCTGCGCATCGTCGATGCCTCGATCATGCCGCAGGTGGTGACCGGCAACCTCAACGCGCCGACCATCATGATGGCTGAGAAGCTGGCCGACGTGATCCGCGGCCGCCCCGCACTGGCCCGCAGCACCGCCCCGTACTACCAGGCCAACGGCGCCCCGGTACGCCGCCAGCGCTGA
- the betB gene encoding betaine-aldehyde dehydrogenase, which produces MPTLPVQQLYIHGRRVDATSGKTFQTVNPANGQVLAEVQIASQADVERAVRSASEGQQAWAAMTAMERSRILRRAVEILRERNDELAHLETLDTGKALAETTTVDIVTGADVLEYYAGLATAIEGIQLPLRESSFFYTRREPLGVVAGIGAWNYPIQIALWKSAPALAAGNAMVFKPSEVTPLTALKLAEIYTEAGVPDGVFNVLQGPGGEIGNWLTEHPVIEKISFTGGVTTGKKVMAAAASSSLKEVTMELGGKSPLLICQDANLDRAADIAVMANFFSSGQVCTNGTRVFVPRAMLAAFEAAVVQRVQRIRMGDPTAPDTNFGPMVSFPHMDNVLRYIDSGKAEGARLLTGGGRATDAALAEGAYVQPTVFSDCRDDMKIVREEIFGPVMSILAYDDEDEAVRRANDTPFGLAAGVVSSDISRAHRIIHRLQAGICWINTWGESPAEMPVGGYKESGVGRENGLSTLGHYTRIKSVQVELGDFASVF; this is translated from the coding sequence ATGCCCACCCTGCCCGTCCAACAGCTCTACATCCATGGCCGCCGGGTCGACGCCACCAGCGGCAAGACCTTCCAGACCGTGAACCCGGCCAACGGCCAGGTGCTGGCCGAGGTGCAGATTGCCAGCCAGGCCGATGTGGAGCGCGCCGTACGCAGCGCCAGCGAAGGCCAGCAGGCGTGGGCCGCGATGACCGCCATGGAACGCTCGCGCATCCTGCGCCGCGCGGTCGAGATCCTGCGCGAACGCAATGACGAGCTTGCCCATCTGGAAACCCTGGATACCGGCAAGGCGCTGGCCGAAACCACCACCGTGGACATCGTCACCGGCGCCGACGTGCTGGAGTACTACGCCGGCCTGGCCACGGCCATCGAAGGCATCCAGCTGCCGTTGCGCGAATCGAGCTTCTTCTACACCCGCCGCGAACCGCTGGGCGTGGTGGCCGGCATCGGCGCCTGGAACTACCCGATCCAGATCGCGCTGTGGAAATCGGCCCCGGCATTGGCCGCGGGCAACGCGATGGTGTTCAAGCCCTCCGAAGTGACCCCGCTGACCGCGCTGAAGCTGGCCGAGATCTACACCGAAGCCGGCGTGCCCGACGGTGTGTTCAACGTGCTGCAGGGCCCCGGTGGCGAGATCGGCAACTGGCTGACCGAACACCCGGTGATCGAGAAGATCTCCTTCACCGGTGGCGTCACCACCGGTAAGAAGGTGATGGCCGCCGCCGCGTCCTCGTCACTGAAAGAAGTAACGATGGAACTGGGCGGCAAGTCGCCGCTGCTGATCTGCCAGGACGCCAACCTGGACCGTGCCGCCGATATCGCGGTCATGGCCAACTTCTTCAGCTCCGGCCAGGTCTGCACCAACGGCACCCGCGTGTTCGTGCCGCGCGCCATGCTGGCAGCCTTCGAGGCGGCGGTGGTGCAGCGCGTGCAGCGCATCCGCATGGGCGACCCGACCGCGCCGGACACCAACTTCGGGCCGATGGTCAGCTTCCCGCACATGGACAACGTGCTGCGCTACATCGACAGCGGCAAGGCCGAAGGCGCCCGCCTGCTGACCGGTGGCGGCCGCGCCACCGACGCCGCCCTGGCCGAGGGCGCGTACGTGCAGCCCACCGTGTTTTCCGACTGCCGCGACGACATGAAGATCGTGCGCGAGGAAATCTTCGGGCCAGTAATGAGCATCCTGGCCTACGACGATGAGGACGAAGCGGTGCGGCGCGCCAACGACACCCCGTTCGGCCTGGCCGCCGGCGTGGTCAGCAGCGATATCAGCCGCGCCCATCGCATCATCCACCGCCTGCAGGCCGGCATCTGCTGGATCAACACCTGGGGCGAATCGCCCGCCGAAATGCCGGTGGGCGGCTACAAGGAATCCGGCGTGGGCCGCGAGAACGGCCTGTCCACGCTGGGCCACTACACCCGCATCAAATCGGTCCAGGTGGAACTGGGCGACTTCGCCAGCGTGTTCTGA
- the betI gene encoding transcriptional regulator BetI has protein sequence MPKKGIEPLRRQQLIDATFQVIHEIGLADATVATIARKAGLSTGIVAHYFGDKAGLLNAAMRQILSQLKDAFAQHRGQAATDPRSQLRALVDANFDPSQTSGPAMRVWLTFWAASMHQPELARLQRINDQRLYSNLAYQFHRSLPAEPAREAARGLAALIDGLWLRGSLVGGQIDGDNARHIAYAYIDFQLQANAL, from the coding sequence ATGCCCAAGAAAGGCATCGAACCCCTGCGCCGCCAACAGCTCATCGACGCCACCTTCCAGGTCATCCACGAGATCGGCCTGGCCGACGCCACCGTGGCCACCATCGCGCGCAAGGCAGGCCTGTCTACCGGCATCGTCGCCCACTACTTCGGCGACAAGGCCGGCCTGCTCAACGCCGCCATGAGGCAGATCCTGAGCCAGCTCAAGGATGCCTTCGCCCAGCACCGCGGGCAGGCCGCCACAGATCCGCGCTCACAACTGCGCGCACTGGTGGATGCGAACTTCGACCCCAGCCAGACCAGCGGGCCGGCCATGCGCGTCTGGCTGACCTTCTGGGCAGCCAGCATGCACCAGCCCGAACTGGCCCGACTGCAGCGCATCAACGACCAGCGCCTGTATTCCAACCTGGCCTACCAGTTCCACCGCAGCCTGCCGGCCGAACCCGCCCGCGAGGCCGCCCGCGGCCTTGCCGCACTCATCGACGGCCTGTGGCTGCGCGGCAGCCTGGTCGGCGGCCAGATCGACGGCGACAACGCCCGTCACATCGCCTACGCCTACATCGACTTCCAGTTGCAGGCCAACGCGCTATAA
- a CDS encoding type II toxin-antitoxin system Phd/YefM family antitoxin, translated as MLHLPVRFDPINELTHTTASSVKEHWRKVMQEVRDQRMVVVTNHNEPQAVIVSIEQYRALQARVEALEASLEELRDQAPGLAELRAGFDQRLAVLQQAQAGSSARDLLRRPARLGGQVKAGTGH; from the coding sequence ATGCTTCACCTGCCCGTCCGCTTCGACCCCATCAACGAGCTGACCCACACCACCGCCTCGTCGGTGAAGGAACACTGGCGCAAGGTCATGCAGGAGGTCCGCGACCAGCGCATGGTGGTGGTCACCAACCATAACGAGCCGCAGGCGGTCATCGTCTCCATCGAGCAGTACCGCGCCCTGCAGGCCCGGGTGGAGGCGCTGGAAGCCTCGCTTGAGGAACTGCGCGACCAGGCCCCGGGCCTGGCCGAGCTGCGTGCCGGCTTCGACCAACGCCTGGCCGTGCTGCAACAGGCCCAGGCCGGCAGCAGCGCACGCGACCTGCTGCGCCGCCCCGCCCGCCTTGGCGGGCAGGTCAAGGCCGGCACCGGCCACTGA